In one window of Anaeromusa acidaminophila DSM 3853 DNA:
- a CDS encoding cupin domain-containing protein, with protein MNTAVFKNLPVAQAVELPSLVANRDGEIVSRTLAQNPHGNVTLFAFAAGEAISTHASHGDALITVLSGSARITVGETTQDVPAGSSILMPANVPHAVEAVEDFKMILLVLFPEN; from the coding sequence ATGAATACTGCTGTATTTAAAAATCTGCCTGTTGCCCAAGCCGTCGAGCTGCCTTCATTGGTCGCCAACCGCGACGGTGAAATTGTCAGCCGGACGCTGGCACAAAATCCTCATGGCAATGTGACACTGTTCGCTTTTGCCGCCGGCGAGGCCATCAGTACCCACGCTTCCCACGGCGACGCTCTGATTACCGTCCTCAGCGGCAGCGCCCGCATTACGGTTGGCGAAACAACGCAGGACGTGCCAGCTGGCAGCAGCATTCTCATGCCGGCCAATGTTCCCCATGCCGTAGAAGCTGTAGAGGATTTTAAAATGATTCTTTTAGTGCTCTTCCCTGAAAACTGA
- a CDS encoding nitroreductase family protein, protein MGKLDFIYQRKSVRSFQATSIPAEDLRQILAAATQAPSGKNLQNWHFVVVRNGHKIAEITKIVEDKNAQMAAFLTEEKARSFRGLLPYYTVFRGAPVLVLAYGGPYPASDLQGCAEPRVVEAAKTSQLARPGIQNVAAAMENLLLAAAALGYGGCWMTGPTFAAKEISACLGFAKEDYQLLAVTPLGVPATALGSPPRKELEEVVTFID, encoded by the coding sequence ATGGGGAAGCTGGATTTTATTTATCAGCGTAAAAGCGTTCGTTCTTTTCAGGCAACGTCGATACCGGCAGAAGATTTGCGTCAAATTTTAGCAGCGGCGACGCAAGCGCCGTCAGGAAAGAATTTGCAGAATTGGCATTTTGTCGTCGTGCGCAACGGCCATAAGATCGCAGAGATAACTAAAATTGTTGAAGATAAAAACGCCCAAATGGCGGCCTTTTTAACAGAAGAAAAAGCACGTTCTTTTCGCGGTTTGTTACCCTATTATACGGTGTTTCGCGGTGCGCCGGTGTTGGTGCTGGCTTATGGCGGGCCCTACCCGGCAAGCGATTTGCAAGGCTGCGCGGAGCCACGGGTAGTGGAGGCGGCTAAAACCTCGCAACTGGCTCGGCCAGGCATTCAGAATGTGGCAGCGGCTATGGAAAACTTGTTGTTGGCTGCTGCAGCACTTGGCTATGGCGGCTGCTGGATGACAGGGCCGACGTTTGCGGCGAAGGAAATTAGTGCGTGTCTAGGTTTTGCCAAGGAAGACTATCAATTGCTGGCGGTGACTCCCTTGGGAGTGCCTGCAACCGCGCTCGGCAGTCCGCCGCGCAAAGAGTTGGAAGAAGTAGTGACCTTTATAGACTAA
- the yfbR gene encoding 5'-deoxynucleotidase yields the protein MSHFFAYLSRMRLIWRWGLMRNTQKENIQEHSLQVATVAHALALIRNAYHGGQVDAERVMALAMFHEVAEVFTGDLPTPIKYFNNEIKSLYDDIETQAKNKLCSMLPEPLRKEYEKLLFVQPQEEELWQLVKAADKICAYLKCVEEDKAGNAEFRKAEKTIRAELAASPLPEVETFMELFGESFALSLDEMG from the coding sequence ATGAGTCATTTTTTTGCCTATTTGTCTCGGATGCGCCTGATTTGGCGCTGGGGTTTGATGCGCAATACGCAGAAGGAAAATATTCAGGAGCATAGTCTGCAGGTAGCTACGGTTGCTCACGCACTTGCTCTGATTCGTAACGCTTATCATGGCGGGCAGGTGGATGCGGAGAGGGTTATGGCGCTGGCCATGTTTCACGAAGTGGCGGAGGTATTTACAGGAGACTTACCGACGCCGATTAAATACTTTAACAATGAAATTAAAAGTCTCTATGACGACATTGAGACACAGGCTAAAAATAAGCTTTGTTCCATGCTGCCGGAACCGTTGCGGAAGGAATACGAAAAGCTCCTCTTCGTGCAGCCGCAGGAAGAAGAGCTTTGGCAATTGGTAAAAGCAGCAGATAAAATCTGCGCCTATTTAAAATGTGTGGAAGAAGACAAAGCTGGCAACGCGGAATTTCGTAAGGCGGAAAAAACTATCCGCGCCGAGCTGGCGGCGTCGCCATTACCAGAGGTAGAAACCTTTATGGAGCTCTTTGGGGAGAGCTTTGCTCTCAGCTTAGACGAGATGGGCTAA
- a CDS encoding lactate utilization protein has product MTIQTESTGKVTQTLEALKKNRFGVQHFSNASAGVAKLLEEIPVEATVGFGGSWTLMQLQVAEQLEARGNVVFNHNKQGLSKEEVLEMRQKELSCDVFLTSTNALTVGGQLVNVDGVGNRVSAMVFGPKKVIVFAGVNKIVDDLEGAIERIRAIAAPRNNQRLKLPNPCVQSGHCMNCQGPTRICNVTTIIDKKPPLTDLQVWLVEEELGY; this is encoded by the coding sequence ATGACAATACAGACGGAAAGCACAGGGAAAGTGACCCAGACGCTAGAGGCGTTAAAGAAAAATCGTTTTGGAGTGCAGCATTTTTCCAACGCATCAGCTGGGGTGGCTAAATTGTTGGAAGAGATTCCTGTAGAGGCAACCGTGGGCTTCGGCGGATCCTGGACCTTGATGCAGCTGCAGGTGGCGGAGCAATTAGAAGCTAGGGGAAATGTCGTATTCAACCACAACAAACAAGGCTTGTCCAAGGAAGAAGTGCTGGAAATGCGGCAGAAGGAGCTTTCCTGTGATGTGTTTTTGACCAGCACGAATGCCTTGACGGTAGGTGGACAGCTTGTCAATGTAGACGGCGTCGGCAACCGTGTGAGCGCTATGGTCTTTGGGCCGAAGAAGGTTATTGTTTTTGCGGGGGTTAACAAGATTGTCGATGATTTAGAGGGGGCCATAGAGCGCATTCGCGCGATCGCGGCGCCGCGAAACAACCAGCGATTAAAGTTACCTAATCCTTGCGTGCAAAGCGGTCATTGTATGAACTGTCAGGGGCCGACGCGCATTTGCAATGTAACCACCATTATTGATAAGAAGCCGCCGCTGACGGATTTGCAGGTTTGGCTTGTGGAGGAAGAGCTGGGTTATTAA
- a CDS encoding DMT family transporter, translated as MSWQGPLHLSLAASLWGGAYVASKFILDVVPPFTLLFLRYLFAGILLYLWCRMEGLSLECRRDWKDMARIGFYGYFLSIAAQFAGTMLSSAHLGAVITSLSPVFQSAFAVWLLREPMSRKQKAATGIALLGVLLIVGMPQEGEADNLWANLFLLAAALLWGYYSVVSRGLSGRHPALRITFWGVLIATVCAVPPVAFEWSSWNQAELLRLPILLSVLYLAVFATTVAYFCWNRGLALVDSHKAGLFFLMQPVVGSLLGAMLLGEVLTPAFFGGGALILAAVYLALEQKETAKGEEA; from the coding sequence ATGTCGTGGCAAGGACCGTTGCATTTATCGCTGGCTGCTTCCCTATGGGGAGGCGCGTATGTGGCAAGTAAATTTATTTTGGATGTTGTGCCGCCCTTTACGCTGCTTTTTTTGCGGTATCTTTTTGCAGGAATTTTGTTGTATCTTTGGTGCCGTATGGAAGGACTGTCGCTGGAATGCCGCCGGGATTGGAAAGATATGGCGCGCATTGGCTTTTACGGTTATTTTCTTTCCATTGCTGCGCAATTTGCCGGGACGATGCTGTCCTCGGCTCATTTGGGGGCGGTGATTACCTCGCTCTCGCCGGTATTTCAGTCAGCCTTTGCAGTCTGGCTGCTGCGTGAGCCGATGAGCCGCAAGCAAAAAGCGGCGACAGGCATTGCGCTCTTGGGCGTGCTGCTTATTGTCGGCATGCCGCAGGAGGGAGAAGCCGACAATTTGTGGGCTAACTTATTTTTGTTGGCGGCGGCGCTGCTTTGGGGTTACTATTCGGTTGTTTCCCGCGGCTTGTCTGGGCGACATCCGGCGTTGCGCATTACTTTCTGGGGCGTACTGATTGCTACGGTATGCGCAGTGCCTCCGGTGGCGTTCGAATGGTCTTCCTGGAATCAAGCGGAGTTGTTGAGGCTGCCGATTTTACTCAGTGTTTTGTATTTAGCGGTGTTTGCTACGACGGTAGCGTATTTTTGCTGGAACCGGGGGCTGGCGTTGGTCGATTCCCACAAGGCAGGGCTGTTTTTCTTGATGCAGCCGGTGGTGGGAAGTCTTTTAGGCGCCATGCTGCTGGGAGAGGTGTTGACTCCGGCGTTTTTTGGCGGCGGCGCTTTGATTTTAGCGGCGGTATATCTGGCGCTGGAACAGAAGGAAACAGCTAAAGGAGAAGAAGCATGA
- a CDS encoding MBL fold metallo-hydrolase codes for MHLQLFRHATMQLSLPEGTLLIDPMLSAPGALDPVPHSPSPRANPLVPLPLLPDEIVKSSDACLVTHLHRDHFDAAAAQLLPKELLIFSPPFAAAALQEQGFKSVHTAAPQARWKQLTFTLTSGQHGLGDIGRQMGAVAGFVLTGPARPSIYLAGDTVWCPEVAETLSTHQPDIIILYGGGARFTHAGPITMTETDILTVCRHAPQARIIVVHMEAFDHCLLSRKQLRLALEAAGANALVPNDGDIIQLD; via the coding sequence ATGCATTTACAATTATTTCGCCATGCCACGATGCAGTTATCGTTACCTGAAGGAACGCTTTTGATCGACCCCATGCTATCTGCGCCAGGAGCCTTAGATCCCGTTCCCCACTCGCCAAGCCCCCGCGCGAATCCGCTTGTACCTTTGCCTCTTTTGCCTGACGAAATTGTAAAAAGCAGCGATGCCTGCCTTGTCACCCATCTGCATCGCGATCATTTTGACGCTGCCGCCGCACAGCTTTTGCCTAAAGAACTGCTTATTTTCAGCCCGCCCTTTGCTGCGGCAGCGTTACAAGAACAGGGATTCAAATCCGTCCATACGGCAGCCCCCCAAGCCCGCTGGAAACAGTTAACCTTCACCCTGACAAGCGGGCAGCACGGCTTGGGAGATATTGGCCGCCAGATGGGCGCTGTCGCCGGGTTCGTTCTTACCGGCCCTGCCAGACCCAGCATCTATCTGGCTGGCGATACCGTTTGGTGCCCCGAAGTGGCCGAAACGCTGTCAACGCATCAGCCGGACATCATTATTCTTTATGGCGGCGGCGCACGCTTTACTCACGCCGGTCCTATCACCATGACCGAAACAGACATTCTCACCGTCTGCCGCCATGCACCGCAAGCCCGGATCATTGTCGTTCATATGGAGGCCTTCGACCATTGCCTGCTTTCGCGCAAACAGCTTCGTCTAGCCCTTGAAGCTGCAGGAGCCAATGCCCTCGTACCTAACGACGGAGACATCATTCAATTGGATTAA
- a CDS encoding MBL fold metallo-hydrolase, with protein sequence MTQANITYLFHSGYSVETAKRFFVFDYYQPSEDLQFLTSRSFQNKPPAWVFASHSHGDHFDPVIFTWDSSEQPLTYVLSDDVFPKRIPAGHRCHVLKEGEKLSQDGLIITAYGSSDLGLSFLIEADGLRIFHAGDLNWWHWKGETAAEQAYAKNLFHEKMAALRGQQIDIAFFPVDRRLEEFYALGAETFAKEIKPTWLLPMHFGKDVEASRLFAAKAAELGIKTKVIEHANQRFEITL encoded by the coding sequence ATGACGCAAGCAAATATAACGTATCTTTTTCACAGCGGTTACAGCGTAGAAACAGCCAAGCGCTTTTTCGTTTTTGACTATTACCAGCCCAGCGAGGACCTGCAATTTTTAACATCTCGCTCCTTCCAAAACAAACCGCCCGCCTGGGTGTTCGCTTCCCATTCCCATGGCGATCATTTTGACCCGGTTATTTTCACCTGGGACTCTTCCGAACAGCCGCTTACCTATGTGCTCAGCGACGATGTATTTCCCAAACGCATCCCCGCTGGCCATCGCTGCCACGTTCTCAAGGAAGGCGAAAAACTTAGCCAGGACGGACTTATTATCACCGCCTACGGCTCTTCCGATCTCGGCCTTTCCTTCTTAATCGAAGCGGACGGCCTGCGAATCTTCCACGCTGGCGATCTCAATTGGTGGCACTGGAAGGGAGAAACAGCGGCTGAACAGGCTTATGCCAAAAACCTTTTCCACGAAAAAATGGCCGCTTTACGCGGCCAGCAAATCGATATCGCTTTTTTCCCGGTGGATCGCCGCTTGGAGGAATTCTACGCTTTAGGCGCAGAAACCTTCGCCAAAGAAATCAAGCCTACTTGGCTGCTGCCTATGCACTTCGGCAAAGACGTGGAAGCCAGCCGCCTTTTTGCGGCCAAAGCCGCCGAGCTTGGCATAAAGACTAAAGTCATTGAACATGCCAACCAGCGCTTTGAAATCACCCTATAA
- a CDS encoding response regulator → MEPIRVLIVEDDPMVADINTRFTEAVKGFTVVGAARDGQEALRLLAECKPDLVILDVYMPHLDGLSVLATLRQEAAEVDVILITAANDSESVRLARQGGAIDYIIKPFKFDRYQRTLESYREYRGKVFQKESFTQAELDQVREIKKETPPQGLPKNLHPQTLGLVVNLLSQAQGALSAEEVATELGLSRATARRYLEYLTETEKVSLVLEYATVGRPVHRFRLHGVQGG, encoded by the coding sequence ATGGAGCCCATTAGAGTGCTGATTGTAGAAGATGATCCTATGGTAGCCGATATCAATACTCGCTTTACCGAAGCGGTTAAAGGGTTTACCGTAGTCGGCGCGGCGCGAGACGGCCAGGAAGCATTGCGGCTGCTTGCAGAATGCAAGCCGGATTTGGTAATTCTCGACGTCTATATGCCGCACCTGGACGGGCTGAGCGTACTGGCTACGCTTAGACAGGAAGCGGCGGAAGTAGATGTAATTCTGATTACTGCCGCCAACGACAGTGAGAGCGTGCGCCTGGCTCGGCAAGGAGGCGCTATTGATTACATTATTAAACCTTTTAAGTTTGATCGCTACCAACGCACCTTGGAAAGTTATCGGGAGTATCGAGGCAAGGTGTTTCAAAAAGAAAGCTTTACCCAGGCAGAGTTAGACCAGGTGCGCGAGATAAAAAAAGAAACGCCCCCGCAGGGGCTGCCCAAGAACTTGCATCCGCAGACGCTGGGACTGGTGGTAAATTTGCTCAGTCAGGCCCAAGGGGCGTTATCGGCTGAAGAAGTAGCTACCGAGCTGGGATTGTCGCGAGCGACGGCGCGCCGCTATTTGGAGTATTTGACAGAAACGGAAAAAGTGAGTTTGGTTTTGGAATATGCCACAGTAGGAAGGCCCGTTCATCGCTTTCGCTTGCATGGCGTGCAGGGAGGATAG
- a CDS encoding ATP-binding protein, whose translation MYKRKRLSLQLKIMALSIAAVCVALMVGGGLVVNGIYQQVVADMSERAFTIGRGVANDPLVNSRPLTPEDSARVQPFAEQVRHYSGAAFIVVANMDKIRIAHPLPDYIGLPVSDLYRDPVMEGHEFHSVDHGLLETTLRGYVPIFAADGSGQIGFVSVGFYLDDIYAQVLAQAQNVLYGLLAAWICSVVGAWLLAKNIKKAIFGLEPHEIATLLREKEAMLDALKEGLVAVDSQGRIRFFNQWAASYLGDDFVGKPLQEYLPQLPLEQVLQDGKALYDLEQRLQGIIILANIVPVVSEGENRGLVITFRDRTEMTRLAEEMTGIHQLIELLRAQAHEFKNKMHAVAGLIQLGETDEAVNLLVEQDQRGQETMLQLQKNIKNPIIFGLLLGKYSRARELGVTLEVKTSTLIQRLPDQLTNGDLVIILGNLLENALEAAVNSAAKRVEVFLENTAEALVLEVYNTGDGIAEEIANAMYQKGFSSKGGQRGYGLALTAEKVAVNRGTISHENVPGGVLFRVALPHKS comes from the coding sequence TTGTATAAAAGAAAACGGCTGTCTTTGCAGCTGAAAATTATGGCCCTTTCCATTGCCGCGGTCTGCGTGGCGTTGATGGTGGGAGGCGGTTTGGTAGTCAACGGCATTTACCAACAGGTAGTGGCTGATATGTCGGAGCGGGCTTTTACCATTGGCCGGGGTGTGGCCAATGATCCGTTGGTGAACAGCCGCCCTTTGACACCGGAGGATTCGGCGCGCGTCCAGCCGTTTGCGGAGCAGGTCCGTCATTACAGCGGCGCGGCTTTTATCGTTGTGGCGAATATGGATAAAATTCGTATTGCTCACCCGCTGCCGGATTACATCGGTCTGCCTGTGAGCGATTTGTACCGGGATCCGGTTATGGAGGGTCACGAATTTCACAGCGTAGATCACGGTTTGCTGGAGACGACCTTGCGAGGGTATGTGCCTATTTTTGCCGCCGACGGCAGCGGCCAGATCGGCTTTGTTTCGGTGGGCTTTTATCTGGACGATATCTACGCTCAGGTTTTGGCGCAAGCCCAGAATGTTTTGTACGGGCTTTTGGCGGCTTGGATCTGCAGTGTGGTTGGCGCCTGGCTGCTGGCGAAAAATATCAAGAAGGCTATTTTCGGCTTGGAGCCGCATGAAATTGCTACGTTGCTGCGGGAAAAAGAAGCCATGCTGGACGCGTTGAAAGAAGGCTTGGTAGCAGTAGATAGCCAGGGGCGCATCCGCTTCTTTAATCAATGGGCGGCCTCCTATTTAGGGGATGATTTTGTCGGTAAGCCGCTGCAAGAGTACCTCCCCCAACTGCCTCTGGAGCAAGTGCTGCAGGACGGCAAGGCGCTGTATGATTTAGAGCAGCGGCTGCAGGGAATTATTATTTTGGCTAATATTGTGCCGGTAGTCTCCGAAGGAGAAAACCGCGGCCTGGTGATTACCTTCCGTGACCGAACGGAAATGACCCGCCTCGCGGAGGAAATGACAGGCATTCATCAGCTGATTGAACTGCTGCGGGCGCAGGCTCATGAATTCAAGAACAAAATGCATGCGGTAGCCGGCTTGATTCAGCTGGGAGAGACGGACGAAGCCGTCAATCTTTTGGTGGAACAAGACCAGCGCGGCCAGGAAACTATGCTGCAGCTGCAGAAGAATATTAAAAATCCTATCATTTTTGGCTTGCTTTTGGGAAAATACAGTCGCGCCCGAGAATTGGGCGTAACCCTGGAAGTAAAAACGTCCACCCTGATTCAGCGCTTGCCGGATCAGCTGACAAATGGCGATTTAGTCATTATTCTGGGGAATCTGCTGGAAAATGCTCTGGAGGCAGCCGTAAACTCTGCTGCCAAGAGAGTTGAAGTTTTCCTGGAGAATACAGCGGAGGCGTTAGTATTGGAAGTCTACAATACAGGAGACGGCATTGCAGAAGAGATTGCGAACGCCATGTATCAAAAAGGCTTTTCCAGTAAAGGGGGCCAGCGCGGCTACGGGCTGGCGCTGACGGCGGAAAAGGTGGCGGTGAATCGGGGGACGATTTCCCATGAAAACGTTCCGGGCGGCGTACTGTTTCGCGTAGCCTTGCCTCATAAAAGTTAG
- the citF gene encoding citrate lyase subunit alpha, protein MINAAGRFIPEEIPGLGRVRPYEGPFAYQPQGRLRGPKIPVNMPKSEKLLSSIDQAIEACGLRDGMTISFHHHFRNGDAVLNMVVEAIARKGIKDLTIAASSLTNAHEAILPYIREGVITAVETSGTRGQLGELFTSGFLKKPVIVRSHGGRARAIECGELSIDVAFIGAPACDRNGNINGVEGKSACGSMGYAMSDAAYADKVVAITDNLVDQPLYPISIPQTQVDFIVAVDSIGDPKGIASGALRISSDPRELLIAEYASQVIEYSGYFKEGYSLQLGSGGASLAAARFMREKMLAQNITGSFGVGGITAPFAAMLEEGLFKTLYDVQDFDIPSIASLKNNPNHIEMSASYYANPHCKGPIVNSLDVVILSATEVDVNFNVNVITNSNGVMMGASGGHCDTAAGANLSIVVAPLLRGRLPMVLDKVQTIVTPGETVDVIVTERGVAINPRRQDLKENLKQAHIPVMEIEELQKMAYDLAGVPAPIAVTDEIVGVVEYRDGSIIDVIRKPL, encoded by the coding sequence ATGATTAATGCAGCAGGTCGGTTTATTCCGGAAGAAATTCCTGGCTTGGGACGGGTGCGTCCGTATGAAGGGCCGTTTGCCTATCAGCCGCAGGGGCGTCTGCGGGGACCGAAAATTCCTGTAAACATGCCTAAATCGGAGAAGCTTCTTTCCTCCATTGATCAAGCCATTGAAGCGTGCGGCCTGCGGGACGGCATGACCATTTCCTTTCATCATCATTTCCGTAACGGCGACGCCGTACTGAACATGGTGGTGGAAGCTATCGCCCGCAAGGGAATCAAGGATCTGACGATTGCCGCCAGCTCGCTGACCAATGCGCACGAGGCGATTCTGCCCTATATCCGCGAAGGCGTTATTACGGCGGTAGAGACCAGCGGCACCCGAGGCCAGCTAGGAGAGCTATTTACTTCCGGCTTTTTAAAGAAACCGGTTATTGTTCGCTCTCATGGCGGACGGGCTCGCGCTATCGAATGCGGCGAACTGTCCATTGATGTAGCTTTCATCGGCGCGCCTGCCTGCGATCGCAACGGCAACATTAACGGCGTTGAAGGAAAATCGGCCTGCGGCTCCATGGGCTATGCTATGAGCGACGCGGCGTATGCCGATAAGGTAGTGGCTATCACTGACAATCTCGTGGACCAGCCGCTGTATCCCATCAGCATTCCGCAGACGCAAGTAGATTTTATTGTGGCCGTAGACAGCATTGGCGACCCCAAGGGCATTGCTTCCGGCGCACTGCGCATCAGCAGCGACCCGCGGGAGCTGTTGATTGCTGAATACGCTTCGCAGGTGATCGAGTACTCCGGTTATTTCAAAGAAGGCTATTCTCTCCAGTTGGGCAGCGGCGGCGCGTCCTTAGCGGCAGCCCGCTTTATGCGTGAAAAAATGCTGGCCCAAAATATTACAGGCAGCTTTGGCGTTGGCGGCATTACCGCTCCCTTTGCAGCCATGCTGGAAGAAGGCTTGTTCAAAACTCTTTACGACGTGCAGGACTTTGATATTCCTTCGATTGCTTCTTTGAAAAACAATCCAAATCATATTGAAATGTCGGCTTCGTATTACGCTAATCCCCATTGTAAGGGCCCTATCGTCAATAGCTTGGATGTGGTGATTCTCAGCGCTACCGAAGTGGATGTGAACTTTAATGTCAACGTCATCACCAACTCTAACGGCGTTATGATGGGCGCTTCCGGCGGGCACTGCGATACGGCCGCCGGCGCCAATCTTTCGATCGTGGTAGCGCCGCTGTTGCGCGGACGGCTGCCGATGGTACTGGACAAGGTGCAGACCATCGTTACCCCCGGAGAAACGGTGGACGTCATTGTGACCGAGCGCGGCGTAGCCATCAATCCGCGGCGTCAGGATTTGAAAGAAAATCTGAAGCAGGCTCATATTCCGGTTATGGAGATTGAAGAGCTGCAGAAGATGGCCTATGATTTGGCGGGCGTGCCGGCGCCGATTGCGGTGACTGACGAAATTGTCGGTGTCGTGGAATACCGCGATGGCAGCATTATCGACGTGATTCGCAAACCGCTCTAA
- a CDS encoding pyridoxal-phosphate dependent enzyme — MQQAIFDAIHRLAGIVHRTPVLTSRSLDEESGGNLLFLKCENFQRTGSFKFRGAYQFVSTLTADARKRGVLTAGPDNQALALALTGRLLDTPVHVLLSDTLSPQTRQTLLAYGAILHFGADDFFSREKEACLMAKEEQWQYVSPWEHKTMLAGHATAAKELIDDAYSLDYLLVPCRHGGLLAGSAAYIKQAHPHCQVIGVQEAVEAAAPLPPSSELTVSLIQRHVDDIMTVSERDVLRAMFYLWSRLKIVVEPAGSLALAPLLAGMLPLSGKRIGLLISGGNIDIGQACNIFKDC, encoded by the coding sequence ATGCAACAAGCTATTTTTGACGCCATCCACCGTTTGGCCGGCATTGTGCACCGCACGCCGGTTTTAACGTCGCGTTCTTTGGATGAAGAAAGCGGCGGTAATTTGCTGTTTCTAAAATGCGAAAATTTTCAGCGCACCGGTTCTTTCAAGTTCCGCGGCGCGTATCAGTTTGTCAGTACCCTGACCGCCGACGCCAGAAAACGCGGCGTCCTCACCGCCGGCCCTGACAACCAGGCTTTAGCGTTGGCCCTCACAGGCCGTTTGTTGGACACGCCGGTACATGTATTGCTTTCAGATACCCTTTCTCCACAAACTCGCCAGACCCTGCTAGCCTACGGTGCAATTCTCCATTTCGGCGCCGATGATTTTTTCAGCCGAGAAAAGGAAGCTTGCCTCATGGCGAAGGAAGAACAATGGCAATATGTTTCTCCTTGGGAGCATAAAACAATGCTGGCTGGTCATGCCACCGCCGCCAAAGAATTGATCGACGACGCCTACAGCCTGGATTATTTATTGGTTCCCTGCCGCCACGGCGGTCTTCTAGCCGGCAGCGCCGCTTACATCAAGCAAGCGCATCCCCACTGTCAGGTTATCGGCGTTCAAGAAGCTGTAGAGGCGGCCGCACCGCTCCCGCCCTCTTCCGAGCTAACGGTTTCCCTCATCCAGCGGCATGTAGATGACATCATGACGGTTTCCGAAAGAGACGTTCTGCGAGCCATGTTCTATTTGTGGTCGCGTCTGAAAATCGTGGTGGAGCCCGCCGGTTCCTTAGCTCTAGCGCCGCTTTTAGCCGGGATGCTGCCGCTTTCCGGCAAACGCATCGGCCTTTTAATCAGCGGCGGCAACATCGACATTGGCCAAGCTTGCAACATCTTCAAGGACTGCTAA
- a CDS encoding winged helix-turn-helix transcriptional regulator yields MFCFNNVEYQCSMELSLGLIGGKWKALILWHLGCHQTLRFSELRRQLPKVTQKMLTQQLRELEEHGLVNRLVYAQVPPKVEYSLTDEGQSLLPILEQLCQWGQGYAERHDAIAPPQAANR; encoded by the coding sequence ATGTTTTGTTTTAACAATGTCGAGTATCAATGCAGCATGGAGCTTTCCTTAGGCCTAATCGGCGGCAAATGGAAAGCCCTGATTCTTTGGCATTTAGGATGTCATCAGACGCTCCGTTTCAGCGAGCTGCGCCGCCAGTTGCCCAAGGTCACTCAAAAGATGCTTACCCAGCAGCTGCGCGAGCTGGAGGAGCACGGTCTAGTAAACCGGCTTGTGTACGCTCAGGTCCCTCCCAAAGTAGAATATTCCTTGACGGACGAGGGCCAAAGTCTACTGCCCATCTTAGAGCAGCTTTGCCAATGGGGACAAGGCTATGCGGAGCGGCACGACGCTATAGCCCCGCCCCAAGCCGCCAACCGTTAA
- a CDS encoding Lrp/AsnC family transcriptional regulator, translating to MDEIDKQIVEILSKQGRLQWKELGEAVHLSGPAAAERVRRLEKQGIICGYKAVVDESKTGRATTALITIILSSGRHGEMQALLRSHPAVRESYRVSGDGCYWCRAAFSGQSELAAFLDELSKLGNYRLMLAVDAIR from the coding sequence ATGGACGAAATCGATAAGCAGATTGTGGAAATTCTGTCTAAGCAGGGACGGCTGCAATGGAAAGAGCTGGGCGAAGCCGTACATTTGAGCGGGCCCGCGGCGGCCGAGCGTGTGCGCCGCTTGGAAAAGCAAGGCATTATCTGCGGCTATAAAGCCGTAGTAGATGAAAGCAAAACAGGGAGAGCGACGACGGCGCTCATTACCATTATTTTGAGCAGCGGCCGTCATGGCGAAATGCAAGCATTGCTGCGTAGCCACCCTGCAGTGCGTGAATCTTATCGGGTAAGCGGCGACGGCTGTTATTGGTGCCGGGCTGCTTTCTCCGGGCAGTCCGAGTTGGCTGCTTTTTTAGATGAATTATCCAAACTGGGGAATTATCGCTTAATGCTGGCCGTAGACGCGATCCGCTAA